One window of Trifolium pratense cultivar HEN17-A07 linkage group LG5, ARS_RC_1.1, whole genome shotgun sequence genomic DNA carries:
- the LOC123883700 gene encoding major pollen allergen Lol p 11-like, with protein MASRVALLMFLCVLPAMVSAIRPAKNPFCLKGHVVCDPCRAGYETSAVTHIAGAEVLLECKKRVGAEVVFTTKAETDSTGEYTIYVNEDHKDQVCDVKLVSSPQNSCNEVVPGRDQARVILTRYNGIASNDRYANAMLFRANEVASGCAEILKQMQELEEDN; from the exons ATGGCTTCAAGAGTAGCTTTGTTGATGTTTTTGTGTGTTCTTCCTGCTATGGTTTCAGCTATTCGTCCAGCAAAGAATCCTTTCTGTTTGAAGGGTCATGTTGTATGTGATCCTTGCCGTGCTGGTTATGAAACCTCTGCTGTCACTCACATTGCTG GTGCTGAGgttctcctggaatgcaaaaaAAGGGTTGGCGCTGAGGTTGTGTTCACAACGAAAGCGGAGACTGACTCAACTGGAGAATACACAATCTATGTGAATGAGGATCATAAAGACCAGGTCTGTGATGTGAAGCTAGTAAGCAGTCCTCAGAATAGTTGTAACGAAGTCGTACCAGGACGTGACCAAGCACGTGTTATTCTCACCAGATACAACGGCATTGCCTCTAATGATAGGTATGCCAATGCCATGCTATTCAGGGCAAATGAAGTTGCTTCTGGGTGTGCTGAGATCCTCAAGCAAATGCAGGAGTTGGAAGAagacaattaa